The following proteins are co-located in the Haliotis asinina isolate JCU_RB_2024 chromosome 13, JCU_Hal_asi_v2, whole genome shotgun sequence genome:
- the LOC137260244 gene encoding antistasin-like — translation MAVSHVLVASVLLGTLVYSIPHSRRGSCLLLCGDSVNRGCPSGYACKSNGCGSECFRTTYTQPAGCPAFDCKFNCPLGYVRDSKGCESCQCDYSALAIAPGK, via the exons ATGGCGGTTTCTCACGTGCTTGTGGCCTCTGTATTGCTGGGAACAT TGGTCTACAGCATTCCACATTCTCGAAGAGGCAGTTGTCTTCTCCTTTGCGGGGATTCTGTTAACAGAGGGTGCCCCTCTGGTTATGCGTGCAAGTCGAATGGCTGTGGCTCTGAGTGCTTCAGAACAACTTACACACAACCTGCAG GGTGTCCAGCATTTGACTGCAAATTTAACTGTCCACTGGGATACGTCAGAGATTCGAAGGGCTGTGAATCCTGCCAGTGTGACTACTCCGCTTTAGCAATAG
- the LOC137260045 gene encoding uncharacterized protein, whose amino-acid sequence MFAVVTLVVLFLQGASGTTEFAHGAVTPGDGEVIPIDIELHDKSMITYPGTPDPPQKCFKKTINYHDFKKRLVAMKISNKNTCFVKHSDETYDEVKKLVDDIKKGQKAPRVQATEEWVVPKTPLPADQVEKKVGKRIAKFCSGCKVHLLEDGKVIRAAADVPRVTAKRRVVRSRAKRWGGWCIFCLRCAVLIENCRDNAINVLSPDSESVFYFTFKIYAFMMNSCPICCLMPHSCLFSLFNLTTVLKLSWNM is encoded by the exons ATGTTTGCCGTGGTCACTCTCGTCGTACTGTTTCTGCAAGGAGCAAGTGGAACAACAGAG TTTGCTCACGGTGCCGTGACACCAGGTGATGGAGAGGTTATTCCTATTGATATCGAGCTTCACGACAAGAGCATGATAACCTACCCAGGAACACCTGACCCGCCTCAGAAATGCTTCAAGAAGACAATCAACTACCATGACTTTAAAAAG CGCTTAGTGGCTATGAAGATCTCCAATAAAAACACTTGTTTTGTGAAGCATTCTGACGAGACATATGACGAAGTAAAAAAGCTGGTAGACGACATCAAAAAG GGGCAGAAAGCACCAAGGGTTCAAGCTACTGAAGAATGGGTTGTTCCCAAAACGCCCCTACCCGCAGATCAAGTTGAAAAGAAAGTGGGAAAGCGGATAGCCAAGTTCTGTAGCGGCTGCAAGGTGCATCTTCTCGAAGACGGCAAAGTGATCAGGGCAGCTGCAG ATGTCCCGAGAGTAACTGCGAAGAGACGTG TTGTCAGGAGCCGTGCTAAGAGATGGGGCGGATGGTGCATATTCTGTTTGAGATGTGCAGTGTTAATAGAGAATTGCCGTGACAATGCAATAAATGTTCTGTCACCTGACTCGGAATCTGTGTTTTATTTTACCTTTAAAATTTACGCTTTCATGATGAATTCATGTCCaatatgttgtttaatgccgcattcATGTCTGTTCAGCCTGTTCAATCTTACCACAGTGCTAAAGTTGTCGTGGAATATGTGA